ATAGTGCCGGACTTTCAAGCAAAATATGATAGCCGGTCATCAGAGTGCAAGGTCATTATCGACATAGCCCGCCTTAATCCCCATCTGGACCGGCTTCTGAAGAATAATCTCATTCACTGGACTCGCGGAACCTCGGCACCCTGGCCCGATGAGACCAGTTACCAGTTTTATGAAGATATAATACAAGCCCGCAATCGTTATCCGCGCTCGGCGCTCGACACTCTGAGAAGAATTCTTTACCAGCACAGAATAATCGCCTCTTGTCGCCATCTGCGCCAGGGACTGCGCGCCGTGTCATTCACCGGGACGGCTCCTTTGCAAGCGATTGGACTGATGCGCTGGCGGGCGCGCTATCAGGAGATGTCTTTCGAGCCGTATGGTATCGCCGTGGAAAAACAGGCCGCGCTTGATATTGGCGTCCGCAGGGTTCTCTACGGTGATGTCGCGATGTTTCGTAATCTGGAGTCTGCCGACAGAGATTATTTCCAGAACGCCGGAAAAGAAGGGTACTGGCTGCCGGAAGAAGAGCACCGCTATATCGGTGACTTTGACCTGGCGCGGCTGCCTGAGGAAAAAGTCACCGCCGTTGTCTGGAAGAAAGCCGATATCCCGGAAATTGGGGAAAAGTTCAAAGGAAGGATAATTGCGCTTGAAGATGACTGATTTCAGTCGGAACGATCTTCCCGGGTTCGACCTTTAATCATTCTCTTTAATTCATCTTCTCCCAGCGGTCGGCGCGACTTAACTTTCAAGGATTCCGCCCATTCGCGAGCAAAATCCCGCTGGAGGCGAATGTTGATTAGGGCTGTCACCGTCATCGCTATCACTGCCCCCAGGCCGGCCAGCGCCATATCTTTGTGAGCATCCCAGATATCCCCCTGCGTCCCCAGATATGCCACCCCCAAATCGCCGCCGAAAAACTCCGCCGCCAGCCATTCAAACAATTCGAATAGCATCGAGGTCGACATGGTCAAATCAAGGGGAAGAAAATATCCCCAGAAGCCGCTGACACTGGCAATGCGAAGGAAGACTTCCCGAATAGGATATGCCAGCAGAAGTCCGTAGGAAAAGTGAATAACCCGGTCGAAATTATTCCGCTGCCATCCTACCAGGGAATTGAAGCTTCCGCCGGTTAGACTTTCAAACCATCGGTCATACGGCACCTCGGCATAGGTATAATGAGCGCCGATTTCATGGAGAGTCAGGAAGATAAAAATGAGAGTATATGATATTCGCGACAGGGGTAGCGAGCGCGCTGTTAATACCAGGACGGCGCCGAAAATAAGAACCAGAAGATTTTCCAGCGCCCAATCCTGGCGATGGCTCGGATTGATTGCCAGAATGACCCAAATCAAAAGAAAGACCAGACCGAGTTTGAGCGCATAGCGGTGATGTGGCAGGAAAGGGAGGCTTTTCGTCATTTGCGGTTTATTAACAGGCTCTTACGCCATAATCTCACAAATTACATAATCACTCTACAAAACGATTCATCGTTCTAAGATTGGCAGATAGAAATTTCAAAGAGAATAATTAAATAAAGAAAGACAAAACTTAAGAATTGCCGACCTTATCGAGCAGAGCGAGATATTTCTGCGCCCACTGCTCGCGGGTATGATTATTGTTTACGAACTCGCGGTATTTCTGTCCCAGACCGGCGCCGTCAATCTCACCGTCGTAAACCCTTCTCACCAGTTGTGCCAGTTGCTCCGGATTGCTGGGGGAGAAGACCAGCGCCCCGCCTGCTTCGGACAGCAAACGGCTGGTTTCGCCGTCAGCGGAGCCAAAGACAATCGGTTTTCCTGCCGCCATATATTCGAAAATCTTGGTCGGAAGCGCCACTCGCGCCACCGGCACCTCTTTGAGACACTCTACCAGCAGATCGCTGGCTTTAAGATAGTACGGAATCTCTTCCAGAGGCCGCAGTCCGACAAAGGAAATATTTTTCAGGTTGTACTGCTGGGCAAGAATCTCCAGCGAGCGCCGTTTCTGACCATCACCAATGAATACAAAATGGTATTTTTTGTTGTCCGCCAGAAGTCGCGCGGTCTCGATTATCGATTCCAGCGGGCGCACCCATCCCAGCGTCCCGGAGAAGACCACCAGGAATTTGTCCTCCCATCCATATTTTTTGCGGATACCGTTGGAATGGCTGTTGAGGAAGTCATTTCCGACTCCCGATTTGATTGTGGTCAGCCGGTTTTCATTGACACCGTTTTGCTTCATCCACCCGGCAATCCCTTCGGTTACGCAAACCACATGGTCTGCTTTCTTATAAAGGAACCGCATCACCCTGCGGATGATTTCGGTGAAAAACGACTTATTAATATTCCCGAACTGCTCCCCGGACTCCGGCTGCAAATCCCGAATCTCCAGCACCAGTCTGGCGCGGCGAATGCGGCTGATTATATATCCACTCAAAGATGAGGTCACCGGCGGCGAGGAGGCGATAACCAGGTCAAATTTTCCTTTAAGGCGAAAGCTGTTTATGACCGAAGAGGCAAGAAAGGTCAGAAACCCGACCATCCGCTTTTTTGGCTGGGCATTTGATGCCGGAAGGACATAAGAGCGGCAAACATCTAACCCGTTTATATCTTCGCGCAAGAAGAATTTCCCGCGATACTGGGGCGGCACCACCCCGTCCGGGTAATTGGGAAGAGCGGTCAGGACCGTTACCTGATGTCCCTGGTTTTTGAAATAGAGGGCAAATTCATAAAGTCGTCGGACTGCCCCCCTTTCAGGCGGAAAATGCTGTGTTATCAGTAAAATTCTCATCTAACTGCCTAAATAAAAGGCTATATTAAGATTATAGCAAGCAAAAGGCAATAAAAAAAACCACAAAAATAAGATATAACTTCGACATTAGTCAAAGACTTAACCAATTATACCCCGATATCTTGCGCCACTTTCGGTTCAATATCTCAGGGCGCTAATCATATCTATTATCGGCATATTGTCTCTAAAACTGTGCCTAAATGGATATTGTTCGTTAAATTTCGCGCCGTCTATACCTTAGAAAGCATAGCCCGATTCTTCGCTTCTTGCAATTTCATGGAGGATTTCAGGCTGTGCTCAAGCCTTTAATATCAAGCATCATTTGCCTTACTGAAAGGCTCTCTCTCCTCCCCTGCTTAATGCGGATTCCCTGCCGTTATGACCTGGAAGTCCGTATCAGTTTAGCGCTATGATGACCTCTAATATTCTCGCCTCTTTGATTGACGAACCCGCCCCGGAATCATTATCTTGCCCAAAAGCTAAGTGATTATGGCACAACTCAAGGACGAAATCTTATCCCTGGCAGAAAAACTTTATCCTCTTCAGGTTAAATGGCGGCGGCATTTTCATCAGTTTCCGGAACTATCCGACAACGAATTTGAGACCA
This region of Candidatus Zixiibacteriota bacterium genomic DNA includes:
- a CDS encoding DUF2238 domain-containing protein, encoding MTKSLPFLPHHRYALKLGLVFLLIWVILAINPSHRQDWALENLLVLIFGAVLVLTARSLPLSRISYTLIFIFLTLHEIGAHYTYAEVPYDRWFESLTGGSFNSLVGWQRNNFDRVIHFSYGLLLAYPIREVFLRIASVSGFWGYFLPLDLTMSTSMLFELFEWLAAEFFGGDLGVAYLGTQGDIWDAHKDMALAGLGAVIAMTVTALINIRLQRDFAREWAESLKVKSRRPLGEDELKRMIKGRTREDRSD
- a CDS encoding glycosyltransferase family 4 protein — encoded protein: MRILLITQHFPPERGAVRRLYEFALYFKNQGHQVTVLTALPNYPDGVVPPQYRGKFFLREDINGLDVCRSYVLPASNAQPKKRMVGFLTFLASSVINSFRLKGKFDLVIASSPPVTSSLSGYIISRIRRARLVLEIRDLQPESGEQFGNINKSFFTEIIRRVMRFLYKKADHVVCVTEGIAGWMKQNGVNENRLTTIKSGVGNDFLNSHSNGIRKKYGWEDKFLVVFSGTLGWVRPLESIIETARLLADNKKYHFVFIGDGQKRRSLEILAQQYNLKNISFVGLRPLEEIPYYLKASDLLVECLKEVPVARVALPTKIFEYMAAGKPIVFGSADGETSRLLSEAGGALVFSPSNPEQLAQLVRRVYDGEIDGAGLGQKYREFVNNNHTREQWAQKYLALLDKVGNS